The stretch of DNA TCAGCAAGGAGGCTGGGCTAAGCACAGACTTTTAACTCTCTGACAAAGTATTTGTTTCcttgctgccctgctgcctATGTTGGTCTGCTTTTGATATCcactgtcttccagctcagacATGGACTGGAAAATTCCTACACCTGTCACCTCTGTAAAATACCTGGTACTGACCATAACAGGATTTGGTTCTGGACTGTTGCATTCCAGCAAAAACACAACACAAGCGATGCCAGTAATCATAGAACAAGGTAATGTCACAGAGttgacctttaaggtcccttccaactcaaatcattccatgattctatgacaacAGTGGAACAGTGATGATACCAAGATGAACAGCAGCACGTGTGTGCGTTTGTGTGTCAGCACTAGGCAACAACTGACTTTTAAAGGCTGTTACAGTTACAGAGTCAAGTACGATAAACTTAAGAAACAGCATCGGTAAATTTGGGTGCaaattcaaaattttgttttcattttgttcatcAATCCCCAGGCAGACCTTTTGTGTATGACGCTGTACTAATGTTCTCTCAAGGTACAAACCTCAGCAAAGCTGGCAGGCTGTGTTTTTGAAGGGGGCAGCTCCTCACTTCCCAAACAAGCGAGGGCAGAGATGATCCATCACTCACGGACAAGGACCTTTCCTGTACCTAGCTGCTGAAGGGTAAGAACCAGATATAGGTTCTCTCAAATGTACAAAATCTTGTTGCATTCCCAGCTTTGGTGGTCAAAACAATCATCTGGACATTAAATCAGCTGCTCAATTTGTGCTTCCAAGAGATGTGTTACATCAGTCGGGTGCATCATTAACCTTTACAGCAGTTTGACAGTGCTGATGAGCAAGGGTTGACAAAGGCTTTAGTTCCACTGTGAAATGTAGCAATGGGATTTATTTATAGCACCTGACTGAGCCACAGAACCTAAATTTTTTCACATGCACAGGTTTTCTCGGTTAATGGAGTTACTCACGGTAGAAGTTGGTAAGAAAGTTGCTGCCAACAAAAGGTATTTCTTCACTTCCAGCTTGGGATGGTTTATGCTGATTTCCAGCCTTTCCTGTGTCTCAAAAACACTCTTACTGAATATGTCTGGGTACGTAAAATATCTAAAGAAGGAAATCACTAAAACTAgttcagaaaataaactcagaagATGGTGGTAGCAAGGGCTGAAGTCGTGACAAGTCTTCCTCTGGCCTGGTATTTGCTCACCAGGAATAAACCAGTGTAATCCTGAAAACTCACAAGGAACAAGCCCAATTCTCTGCAGAGGACAGGGAGACCCAGAGAGATGTGCTCTGTCTGACGATATTGAATGATAaactgagaataaaaaataCCAAGGTCTCCACAATACTTCACCAGGCTGAAGTTCAATCCTTTGGCATCTGTAAGGTGGTTTAAAAATCTCCTTTATGGTGATTGACTGCACCCTGCAGATGACACCACAGGAATTTACTGCACTGAAATGTAACACCTTAatgaagggggggaaaaaaaaccccctttcCTTTTAATGCAACTTTGTCTGGTTTTCCCTTCAACCATGTAACATGATTCAGAGATAAGACTGTGGTTGTTAAGTTGCCATGATGGATTTTACAAAGGGGAAAATCATGTCAGGTTTATGTAAGCTTGATAGCAGCTGCTCTTTGGAAATACATCTTAATTATGGGTAAAAATACTAAGCCATAACTTGTACAGTTATTGTAAAaacctcattattttttttttcggtGCCATAATTCTAAGCATTAGCTCTTCACTGAGGTTAGCATTTATTTATAGGTTGGATACTGCAAGGAGGTAGCCCAGGAAATGCTACTTGATGATGGTGGTTATTAGACAAGCCTGTTagtgacaccccccccccccatttatCTGTATTTAATTATAGAATTACTGCCATAATACCCTAAGTTGTATCTGAGAACAAGAGTCAGCTTTATTTGTGAGACCATTATATGCCACCACtcacaactttttaaaaaatggtaatgGCCTTTGGGATGAAATCTTTCAGCCCAGTATTGACTTTCTCTGCATGTATGGAGTTTGGcaaaattcagtctttttttttttttattacttatgGATGGAAAAAGATGACTTGAATGataaaaaactgaaattttggtCAAATTTTGGGAGGCCCTGGGCACCTAGAAATGGCtccattaaaaacattaaatggACAGTTATTAGGAGTTTTGCAGTTATACCAAATTTAAAAACCTAGATGAGAAATAAAGAAGTTAGGTTGGAACTTTTGACCTTGCAAGTGCCAGTACACTCAGGTATCCCCACTAGCTCCTGACATATGTGAAGTTAATCTGATGGAcatgtttgatttttgttctctgttctaTCTCTCTTATTTCATAATAGTTAATTTTGCAGGTAAATTAGTAACAAAATATGCTACAGCTCTGATGATGGGGTGCTTTCTCTTGCCTCCGGTTCCAGTTATTAAATTATGATGTTATTTAATAGTGATGATTATTAAGATGCACAATATTATGCCACTGACTATACCAAAGTGagtatttttgaaaagaaagatgaagataAGAAGCAGCTGAAGTGTGGGTTTGTCCAGGCGGTGTCTGAGCATCTATTGATTATATGCTCCCAACACTTAATTAATTGCTGAAGTATCAGATCACCTCATGTTTGCTGGTGAGTGGGTCTCAACATGGAGATGTAATATTGATAAATGGTGAACAATTTGCCCAGATCAGAAATCTGTGGCAGAGCAAACAGTGGAGGTTGGGGTCTCTCCAGTCCAGCACACTAAGCACAAAGTTATGATTTCAGTCACAGTGAATGGGTCTAATAACCATCAAAGCATGGTGATTATGCAAATCATTGTACCCTGATTGAGTAATAAAAGCTATCAACCATCCGGAGTTAAGGGGTTTGTGTATTGTATGattactgagaaataaaatcagagtgATTATGCAAATCACCCCCTTCAGCCAATAGGACTGAGGgatgcaaggggaaaaaaaatgcctattTGTGCCTCAATAACAATATCCCTCAATACAGTATCCCTGAGCTCCAGttgctattatttttgttatttgacTGCAGAACCGCCCAGAAGCCCTGATCAATCCAACATAAAAgataattgttttcttctggattttGCATCATTTACATGTCGGACAAACGACATTTGGGATCTGGGCTGAGTTCCTGCTAGAACCCTTAGTCGGGGATATAACGAAAATCAATATATATTGAGGAAATACGGGGGGGCAGGGGATGGAAGGGGAAATGCTGTCtgtaagattaaataaaaatataaactcgCCTATTTTTGCATATGTTTTTGATTAATTCCACTGATACCAGCTTACTAATGAGGGGGTGGCCGCGGGGGCTGCCCCGCGCCGGGCGATGTCTCCCTGCCGGCTCCCACCGCCGGGAGACGCCACGTTACTGCGTtactgcaggaggaggagaaggaggaggaggaggaggaagaagaaaaagagaaggaggaggaggaggaggatagTACGCCTTCCTCCTGCACCCACCGAGACCGAGGGCACTCGGTACGCGGAGAGCGGAGCTTCCCGCGGGTCACAGCGGGATCCAGGGGCTTCGAGGGACACAAGGGGTCCGAGGGATCCACGGATCCGAGGGATCCAGGGGGCTCCGAGTGTTCCGCGGGGCTCAGGGAGATCCACGGATCCGAGGGATTCAGGGAGCTCCGAGGGTTCCACGAGGCTCCGAGGGATCCACAGACCCGAAGGATCCATGGGGCTCCGAGGGGTCCACAGATCCGATGGACACCAAGGGCTCCAAAGGGATCCATGGGGCTCCGAGAGACCCACAGACTCGAGGGCCCAAGGAGGCTCCAAGGGATCCATGGATCTGAGGGATCCATGGACCCGAAGGACCCGGAGACCTGAGTGACCCACGGACACGAGGGATCCGCGGGGCTCCGAAGAATCCAGGGGGCTCCACAGGATTTACAGACCCGAGGGATTCAGGGGGTTCCGAGGGACTCATGGGGTTTAGAAGGATCCACAGACCCAAGGGATCCATGGACACAAGGGACTCATGGACATGAGGGACCCACGGGGCACCAAGGAATCCACAGATCCAAGTGATCCACAGACATGAGGAATCCACAGCTCTGAGGGATCCAAAGGCCCGAGGAATTCACAGGCCCAAGGAATCCACAGATCTGAGGGGTCCATAGGGCTCTGAGGGACCCACAGGCCTGAAGGATCCACGAGGCTCCAAGGGATCCATGGATCTGAGAAATCCACGGACCCAAGGGATCCACGGATCTGAGGGATCCAGGGGGCTCCAAGGGATTTACAGACCCGAAGGATTCAGAGGGTTCTGAGGGACCCACGGGACTCTGAAGGATCCATGGATGTGAGGGACCCATGGAACTCCGAGGGACCCACAGGGCTCCAAGAGACCCACAGACCCGAGGACCCACGAGGCTCCAAGGGATCCATGGATCCGAGGAATCCACGGACCCGAGGGATCCATGAATCTGAGGGATCCGCAGGGCTGCGAAGGACCCAGAGAGCTCCGAGGGATCCATACGGATTCGAGAGACCCACAGACCCGAGGGACCCACGAGGCTCCAAGAGATCCACGGATCCGAGGAATAAATGGACACGCGGGATCCACGGGGCTTAAGGGGGGATCCAGGGAGCTCCAAGGGGATTTATAGACCCGAGAGATTCAGGGGGCTCCGAGGAATCCACGGATCCAAGGGACCCGCGAGGCTCCAAGGGATCCGCGGATCTGAGGAATAAACGGACACGCGGCATCCACGGGGCTTAGGGGGGGATCCAGGGAGCTCCAAGGGGATTTATAGACCCGAGAGATTCAGGGGGCTCCGAGGAATCCACGAATCCAAGGGACCAAGGGGTTCCCAAGGATCCCCGGGTGCTCCCAGCGCCCGGACGCGGCTGCCGTGAGGGCGAAACCCCGCCCCCTCCAACCCGCCCTCGTGGGGCGAGCCCCGCGCGCTGCCCGAGGCCACGCCCCTACGCCACACTGTGCTGACAAAGGCCCCGCCCCCTTGCAAAAGCCCCGCCCCCTCCGCTCGCGGATGCCCCGAGCGACGGCCCCGCCCATGAAACCCCGCCCCGCAAAGCTCCGCCCCTCCCTAAGCCCCGCCCCCCGCCACGTCCCGCTCGGGCTTCGCTCacgatcccgatcccgatcctAATCCCggtcccggcccggccccgccccgccgggccaTGGCGTTCACGCTGTACTCGCTGCTGCAGGCCTCGCTGCTCATCGTGAACGCCGTGGCCGTGCTGCACGAGGAGCGCTTCCTGCGGCACGGTGAGCCGGGAGGGCCGCGCGGCCCGGGGGAGGGATCTGGGAATTCGTCTGGGATCTGGGGATGGGTTCCCGGCCGCTCCCGTCGTAgctttgtctctctctctctctctctctctcaatctctctctctctctctttctctctttctctctctcttttttatttttttattttttttccctgtaattgTGTGTTTTCCTTGCCCTTTCCCGCTGTTCCACGCCCGTCGGGATGTTTGGTGCCGTGCAAaggttttccttcctcttcGCCACGCCTGGTTTTTTGATGAGATGGCGCTTCTCGGCCCTCGGGGTCCTCAGGGTTGGGCATCCTTGTCCTTCAGCGGGAACCAAAGCTgtgcaaaacagagaaaatccaTCACAGATCTGCAAagccatggaaaaaaataccgATAATCCAATTCCCTGATCTGGAGAATCCTGACTTTTCTCCACGTCTTTTCTCCACGTcaggctgagctgggatttTTGGCAGGAGTGCAAAGGGTGATCTCCCGTCCCCCCAGCTGGAATCGCTACAAGGGATCTGCTcggtgtgggtttggggtttccttttgctttcctgatGAGCAGCAGCTGCGGGAAAAGGGGGATGTGGGGGCTGACTGGATGGGTGAAGCCACTTGTCGGCCTCGGGAGACTTGGGAATAGCTCCAAGCTCATCCAAGTGGGAAAGAGCACCTGGCGAGGCAGGTGAGGAAGAGGACGAACCACTCTCATCCTGGTGCCAGCTGAGCGAGGGAGacaaaagggggggggaggaatcCCGCAAAAGTCGTCCCTGGAGAATAGGAACTCTCaggttgggcactggaactgGAATACAGTCACCCGACTGGTaagggctgtgcccagcaggtCTCAGAAATCCCTGGACACATCTCTGATCCTGTAGCTGTGCCTCCCTGCAGAGGGGTCAGGAGTCCCTTGGAGGGCTTTGAAAACCTTCAGGACTTTGGTCCTGCTCGGAAAAGTTCccaattttttcccaaaagttctctttttttttttttttttttaatagcagttAAAAAGTCATCATCCTGACTTTTGAAGTTGTGCtggctgtttttttcctttctcagcgCTGAGGCTTCATTGCTTCACCCTCCTATGCAAtgatttgctgttttattttcaggccTGTGGACAGACTGTGGTTGGTTTGGGTTAATTTTGGCAGGTGTCTTTTTGAAGCCCATATGAATTCTGGTGTTTCTCTGGGCACTTGGGGAATAGTAGTGTGTTGAAAAGTTGAGGATTTCCTTTACAGGAGCATGGATCTGTCATTGCTCAACATCAGGTTTCCAGTCTATTCCATGAAAATCTGATCATGGAATAAAGCTAATTGGTGGTTTGCCTTTCAGTGTTAGTGTAAACCATATTCAGGATGGATTGTTCATTAAAATTACAGCATTGGTTTCAtggttttgggctttttttcctaaagtgtTTATCTGTTTTTACGTGACACAGTTGGCTGGGGAACTGACCAAGGGATTGGAGGATTTGGAGAGGAACCAGGAATTAAAGCACAGCTAATGAACCTTATTCGATCAATACGAACTGTCATGAGAGGTAAGGAgacatcattattattattgttgttgttgttgttgttattatattgtgtttgtttatttgttgttaCCATTCTGAGTTTTGTCTTCGCTTGGAGTTTGGGAGCTGGGGGGAATCTCAGTGGTCAATCAAAGTGTGCAATTAGCTTCACCTTGTCTAAGTTCAGTTTTATGGCAAGTACTTGGTGAGGGAAATGTGATTTCAGGGATCCTGAAGTAAGCCAGGCTTTTGTGCCTCAGAAGATGGAGGGAAAATATGCTTTATTTGTAAATTACTGATAGCTTTTTATTataaagcacagcaaaaattccttttttatgtGATGATAGAGAAGTAGTAGCAAATCTTACCTCTCAGGCCCACCACTGAGGGAAAAACCTTTATTCTAAATCACAGTAAAGCCAAGGACAGCAACTGACTTTTGAGTCggtttaatttcatttggaGAAAGAGATATCTGGGTTAAAGTTAAAACAGAACTCAAGTCTCTGGATTAAAGTTAAAACAGGccatagaaaaatatttctgctgttgcttCCTACTAATTTTTAGTATCTTAGGCTTTGAGCCTGGCTCCTTCCCCTAGTCCCGATTTTGCATAGGAAAgtttaagtgtattttttaatgttttgattcattctgctccttctcccaAGGTATTCTCTGAAGATAATACGAAGCTCAGTCGTTTTGTGATGTGGAAAGGAAAGCTTTCACAattaatgttcttttctttttccttctgcagtgcCATTAATAGCACTGAACTCCATTACAATCGTTCTCCTCCTTTTGTTTGGCTGAAGACACCTCGTGAAAATCCTCTGGACATCCAAAGAAGCCAGTTGCTGACCATCACTGCTCTGAGTTTTCTGGGATCCAGCACGGTTTAGCTCTCAATTCGACATCcaacttaaaataataaagacacTATTTCTATTTATCCTATTTCCCCATGTTCCCTTTCAGTTTCGTTAACCAAGATCACGGGGATCAATGCAACAATGCTGCAAATATGTTGGACTGTGACAAGTTCTGTTGCTGCCTGTTCATAGTGTTGATGTCATAGAATATTGCAGTGACTGTTAATATAAGATGCAGTTTTTAAATGTCTCGTTACTCAGGGATGAATTTCCTTCAGTACGCTTTccaatttgtttttaaattgaggaaaacagcaatgttttggtgtgtttttttttttttctttttttagtttcagTTACTACCACACGTTATCAAGAATATGAACACGTTATCAAGAATTCAAGTTCACGTTATAGGGGACTGAAGTCCAGTTGTGATATGGAGATAAAACCAGCTGGGTAAAGTTCTCATTCTGGCTCACACTGAAAGTTgaatttttctggtttgattGAAGAcaggatttttctcttcagatctCTTCAGTAGTTCATGCTGATGGTAAAGTCAGCATGTTGAAAATAGGTGCAGTtgttgtgcaaaaaaaaaaaaaaaaaaaaaaaaaaaaaaaaaagaaaaaaacccacctgtaTCTGAAGCTGGGCAACTCTGTATTAATTTAGCCTAGCAGGGGATATTAATGATTAGCATTTGTTACTCTTCTGTCAAGAGTTATtaaacttttttgtgtgttaaaCTTCCTCGTGGTGATTAGTGTGGTGGAAGTGGGGAAGCATTTGTATTCTGAGATTCCTGGGAAATGTGGGAGAAGGGGAATACCATGGGAGAGGGGAAATATGCTGCCCTTTTCAAATGCAGTTCTTTGTTAAAAACCCGCGGATTTGCAGCCTCTTCTGTTACTGCTCCTTCCCCCACCCTCCATCTTCATTTGTTAAATTAACATCTTTGAAAGTGAAACTGTGGAAATGACTTTGCAGTTCTGTCGCAGAGAATACTGATAATTGCTTTGGTACAGGTTTCAGTTAGGCTGCTGAGTTAGGTCTGATTGAAGAAGCTCATTCTCATGTACCTTTTCAGAAAAGTTAGAATTCTTGTATCTGTTTCTTTGCTAAAGTGTTTTACCTTAATTTTAATGAGGGGATGCCAAGGGAAACCTGGCAGtttcattgttttaaaacagcttaGTTTATGATCTCTTCTCCTGACGCCTTGACGttgtaaatgaaaatgaatcTGTAATATGTGTAAATGCATTTAATGATCAGTTGCAGTGTTTTGGCAGAGTAAAATATATCCAGGAGGAGAATTTTGtgttgtttccctttttttttttaagtgatttttgtaaataaattctgaatttcTAAATTAAGCACTCTCTTTCCTAACTCACCCTCCACCTGTGTGCAGTGGGATTATCTCAAAACTCATCTTCATCCTGTTGCAGATATCAGAGTTACTGTTCTTACaggaaatacttatttttttcccatatctCACAGGAGAGAAGTATCTCTTCACTGTGAAGCTGTATTTTGGCATCATATCTTTGCTCTGAAGCTGTATTTTGGTTTATGTAGCAAACCTAATGAGCCATGGCAACGTTGGCCTGAGGCAGAGTAGGATCTTTAAGTTCTGAAGTAGGTGGATCTGTtagaaagcatttatttaatataatctTTGTGTAATTCAGAGGTGAACAGGGTACAGCCTGTCTCAGTTTTTTCATGTATCTGTCTTTCATGGAAAACAGGCAGCACATATGTGGAGCTGATTAAAAAGTGGATTGAAATGATAAACCACTTTGTGTTGCTGTAaaattttgggaaagaaaagcactgGTTGATGTTCCCACTGTTGTTTCATTGGAGTGCTGAGTGATTTGAAGCACAGCTTGTgtatcatttaatttttatatctATTGACtgttaaaatactaaaataaaagcCAATACTAAATACTACaagaaacagatttaaaaatggGTAAGAGCTGATTTCCCCCATTTCCTTGTCCTTCCAGGAGGGGTGAAGTTCCAGTGTGTGGCTCACAGCACGTGGGCAGATCCCTTCCAAGTTGGTGAGGCACGtgcagggagaaggagcagcGGATTCACGCAGCAGGAAATCCTGCATTTGAGGCAAAACTGGGACAAGTTTTACCTGAGAGATGCAAGATTCGAAGTGGGGCAGCTGGAGGTCAGGTATCCCAGGTAATGAGCAGGGGAGAGGACAAGGGAGTGCAGAAACAGCAAGGGAATAACCACACTGCTGTCTCCTGGTGTGGCTTCGAGCAGTtctggaacagctctgctgtgactaaacaaccccagccgGGGCTCGGGTTCTGTAAGGACTGGGAATATGCAAAATGAAGTTTCCCCCTGGCAAAAAGCTCCAAGGCCGCGCTCCAGGGGTCACCTCAAACCATGCAGAGCATCATCACTTGTACCTGGCACGGAAATCACTGGGTGGTtcgggtgggaagggaccttaaaatcacTCGTTTCCATCCCCTTGCCAAGACAGGGTCACCTGGaccaggtgacacaggaataGGTCCAGCTGGGTTTGGAATGTCCCCTctgagggagactccacgacatccctgggcagcctggaaTATCAAT from Chiroxiphia lanceolata isolate bChiLan1 chromosome Z, bChiLan1.pri, whole genome shotgun sequence encodes:
- the IER3IP1 gene encoding immediate early response 3-interacting protein 1, whose translation is MAFTLYSLLQASLLIVNAVAVLHEERFLRHVGWGTDQGIGGFGEEPGIKAQLMNLIRSIRTVMRVPLIALNSITIVLLLLFG